Within Porites lutea chromosome 2, jaPorLute2.1, whole genome shotgun sequence, the genomic segment CCGTTTTTTAAGGAAGATCTTAAGACATTCacatttttatttcctttcccAATTATTCGTTATTTGGAACAATATTATTCATGTATTATTCCTCCTTTgcaccttttttttattattattattaggccatcCCAATTTAAtgcttcgtttcccatcgcccgaccgacccatttttttggaaaagtaaaaaaaaaaaaaaaaaaattggagaatCACctgtaaagaagcaagtactttaatttacaagcacattgtcttattaacaccaattgtcttaaattatcatcgatacttcgtttttgtagcctttttagacatttgatagttCTGTTAGCAAactaaacgtgagatttaatatgcaataTGATTTATGAGGCCCTCTCACAGCAAGGGGTAAAATTCCTACAAGCGACGTGGCCTTGAAAAAGTGACACAAGCGGTGACTAGATGAGATGGTTGTGGGTTACTGTCAAACTCcgaaaactgtgaacacctgaaaaatttcaggaatgttgattgtctACAGGCCACttacaataaagttcaggaATACGCAAGCAAACcgcaaaaccacaaactaattacggTTGCCGTTTGCGTGTTAGTTATCTTGCGCCTTGGCTAATTTCTCgaaacacaataacattccataaactTTTCTGGagttcacggttttgtgagtttgaCAGTAAGTGTCGACAGGAACATTACCTACTcctcaaaacacaaaaatatgaCCGTATATGAAATTCAGACATAATCCTCCTCAGAGGGTCTCCCTTATGGTTGGCATTAAACCAGTTGGCCATTTAAGGAGTCGAACTTAAACTTAAACCACTGACCACTGGTCTGAGTCAGTCTTCCTTCACTTGGGTTCATTTATTATCAATATTGAAAAAATGTTGAGTTCAAATTTTGGATCAATTGAGGCAGTCTCCAGGTAACTGAGCACCTACATTTGTACTTCTCTCCTAAGTCAGCATTAACTTTAACTTAAACTTTAACTTTATTGAATTCATTGCATGTTATCAATTAACATgtacataaaaatatatatatttgaaatatgttaGATAGAGAACAAAAATGAGAAAtggtgaaagaatgaaagatagTGAATTATAAGCGTggtgaaacaaatgtgaaaatgaattaatcatGTCACGGGCGTTGGACAAGAAAAATGTGAGTCCCTGacgggattcgaacctatgactTTCCAAACACTGGGCGGGTGCTCTATCCACTTGAGCTACGGAGAACTCATGGAAAGTGAGGCCATATACTAGCTAGGTTCATATTTGACGTGCATCCTGCATACTGCAAGGATCAGCAATATCAATGTCATACTGTGTGGTGAAAGAATGAAAggtggtaaattttaagctcggtgaaacaaatgtgaaaatgaattaatcagcGTGTCACAAGTATAGAAGTATGTGGCCTCGCTCTCCATGAGTTCTCTGTAGCTCAAATGGATAGAGTGCCTGCCCAgtgtttgggaggtcataggttcgaatcctgttgGGGAATCTgcacattttttctttgttccatacttgtgacatgctgattaattcattttcacaataaaatgCAACTAGTTAAATTCGCATGCATTGTGCATGTGATGGTGTATTTGGTTGGCCAGAAAAAGTCTTGATGGCCAAGATCTACGTGGCCTGCTTTGGCTTTAAAAATAAGGACTATGTCTTTCAAATCCCTTCTATACTCCAGTGGCAATAGGTTAACTTTGAATTTAATTGTCTTTCAGataattcaaaataaacttTGTAGCTCTGTGCTGGACATTTTCTAGCAGAAGTTTTTGCTTACATGTGTAAGGGGACCAAAGTTCACTAGTCAATTTAACTAAGTGTACGTTTGAGGCCTGACCAGCcgcttttcatttttcttgaaattaaatACTTGTCGTTTGACTTGGGGGTTTCTTGTGATTCAAAGGTCAATGCAAAATTTATTGAGTTCGAGGTCTGAGTCCAAAATATCGTAAAATCGTTTGATGTCAACAATCTTATTGGAAATGTTTTGAGCACCAAATGCAATAAATTCTCCTGTTGCATTGGAAAATCAATGACTTGCCAGACAAAGTGATCCTTGATTGACTTAAATTGGTGATCAGGTTCTATATGTCACTATTGGTGGAAGAGGTCTGGTCAGTAAaccagaaaccttaattgatctTGTGCACTTCtgtgtttttagtttttatgtGTCTGAGACATCTTTATTCATAACATCTTAAACCTGAATGGTATCATGGCACTTAGCATATAATGAATGTTGCCagagcaatttttttattcaactcATGAATTATAATTAATGATTAatttataatcattattaattattaatgctGAGATTTTACTGCAAAATTTgggagtaatttgtcacccatgatataaaaatattataataatgttATCATTAGTTAGTCAGTATAGGGTCAACCTTGTAATTCTCTCCTACCCATTAGGGAtgagtaggagagaaccctgggaatgaggttggtATAGGGTTTTATCATTGTACCaacaaaagttacttttttattgACCAGTCAAAATTACAACCACTTGCTGATTAGCCATGTCATGTGAAACTATATATAATAGTGGCAAAATTGATAAAACCCTACTACAACATTATGCGAACCATGATAATATacatacagtagaacctctatAACTCAAACTCAGATAACTTTGAATTCCATAGtgactcgaactaaatttcctttcccttgagcAAGATTTCACTGAAAATTACCCCAATAGCTTGAATTCCCCACTAACTCGacctgttttttgtttcccttcagaggtCAATTTACCGGGGTTCTAATGTGcttcatttttgttcttttttatttacatttataGGCACACTGTTAGGCGTAACAAAGGaggaaaaatgcaataagaCCAGACATAATCAATTTGTCAGCATTATGAGTGCAGTAATGGAAAGTTTAACATTGGAAAAGGCCATACaggtaaaattaaaatgttaaccATGTCATTCTCGCAGTGTACCATCATTTAGCTGCAAATTGCAGTAACAGAAAAATTGCCTCATTCTTTGCTTAGGCAGGTTCACATGAGCAACACAAATGCAAGCACAAGTACTGCTGTGCAACAGATTTTCACACTTCCACCACAACAGTGAGATACAGCACACTGCATTTTAAGTATCATCCCATTATGGTGGACAAACATTTATCACCTTGCATCTGACCCCAGGGGGATGAACTCAAGAGAAACTTGGGTAGAGGCCTGCCACCcaggccttcaaaccctgaaTTTGTTTAAGACTACCTTGTCTAAGACAAGAGACCCTAGTCCCTGACCCTTGACCCTGATTCATTTACTTTTGCATACAAAATAGATTTATTTTTTAGAGGAAAACCTTGGAATTATGGTTTAAAGATATGTTGGTACCACATATGTAGATTGCTTATTGCCAACTTTCACACTCTTTGAAAGGCTTCCATTCCcaaaagacaccctgttcaagacactAAAATTAATAGTGAAATTCAGTATACCCCGTTAATTCTGGAGACcctaaaaaccataccctgttcagctgCACATACCTGTTTAgtccaaataagggagtgcccccctCCCGCCGGGCATTTGACTGGCTTGTTTCACATATGGTTAATATGTTAATGTGAGCAAAAACACAAGCATTAGCACTTGCACTAGCATTGCATTTAGGTATTGATATCACTTTTATGTTTTCTTGTGTTTCCATTAATATTTGCACCTGCATTTTGATCTGTGTCACTAGTATGAACTGAGCTGTAAATCCATTTTAGTCAAGTCCAGCTTTTAGCCCTCCAATTCCTACTAGTACTATGTAACAGCTGATAAATAGTAGATGCCAAAGAAGGTAATTTAGGAATGTTTGGGTAGAACATtctcctggaaaatgatacaaATGTTCATGTTCCCTATTCTAGACTCAAACTCGCTGATTTCTATTCTCTATCCCAGACTAAATTACTTGAAACCCATACCCTTACGGTGGCACATGCCAATATTGTACCCCATACATGGTAGAACTCCCCCAGGCTTTTTTGTAGGCTccattaccagccgctgttcgggaaaatgagcccacacTCGTCCTTCCTCTTCAGGAAGGATCAAAGACCgcacccgggagacggcggaaattaAGCCTAGTTTCAGTTTGCTACCTTTAAAAACGACCTTCAGGTGCTGATATTCAAAATGGAGCTTTACTGGAACTCCCCTGTCATTGAAGAGAAATCAACCTGATGATTACATGTAGATGTAGATATTTTGTTGCAACTTGCAGAAATAAGTAAGTCCTACTTCAAAGAATACTCAGAAAGTTGAGGCCTACCGGCACCAAAGAAAATAACTATTCACTTTATTAACTGAATGACTACATGTATATTACATGTATCTTGAGAGAGTGCCCCATCCAGAAAAGCACCGTGCCCtagggggactcccatataaaagtgacagggatgctcGTTGTCTCCCTTAGGGGTATTAAAAATTGCAGATTTTATTCTCACCAAGGGTGTTTGGGACAGGAAGTCACTATTTTGCCCtttcaggtatcgcttagggctATGCATGAAGAGATTTACATAAATGCCATAAATGTGTGTAGTTTCCTTTAGaggtcagtttaagcttgagccacacccacattggtctcccttagaagtttaattttagTTTCTAACAAGCATCCCCTAGGCGCCACACCCCTCGCAAGGCCGCAGCTTTCCTTAATTTTTATAGTCTACTTTTACCGTTGTTAATGGTGATTTTTGCTAACATATAGACTTTAAAAACTAACTTTTATCACCTTCctccttttctatttttgtcattatttataaaaaaaaaggtgaaagaTAACGCTATTCGCAAAAtggttgcctgcgtgcagacgtctcctatttcctttgttgcacgcggaaaagggacgtctgcgtaacgccgtcgctaatcgtgttccagcatcccgctggcagggtattctatttcgcataaattgggaaataatatccggttagaaataagagttgacaggccaaacacaacatCATAAGCCCGTGATAatgcgaaacgtgaccttgagagtctgcttgaacagaggtttttcttcttttctctctttcgcgaaggttactagcaccacacagtgcatgtagcattctcaactttgactgagtaaatctcgtttttgccgcactaagtcttacatttagaggtcatgaagcaggtttgttacatgcatactgagtggtcatttcctgtggtttatgcttctgtggatgttcctgataggatttgatttcagatgtagttgtaaagtgtttaaattttctttgacctctgtttgttacggccaaataaagattttagtttctttggctggctttctccgaaatgGCTGCCTTGTGCGAAGTccacgccgcttttgtagttttctcagacactgtGTGATGTTTcatgcacagtaaattgtaaagaaataatttccttgtacacgttaaattttccgTGGCCTCGCACAAGATTTCTTCAAACGGTCTGCCCACAATGGCACATGTTTcgatttgttttggctggaaacCCCGATTACAtaaatcaccgcatacattatcagaccagattcgataacaaccaatcagcgttatgtcaaacaatgcgcactgtgtgtcagcctatcacagcatgttcccaagatcttgggaacccagcgagacgctggaacacgattagcgacggcgttatgCAGACGTctcttttccgcgtgcaacaaaggaaataggagacgtctgcacgcaggcaacaaAATGGAAGTTTTGAAAAAGTATCACACAGACAAGTCGAAATAAATCATTTTCGTGATTTCTTCAGGGTAGTCTTTTGATATACAGTAAGTGGTAGAAACTACTTCATTTATAATAGACTTTATTGATtccataaaaaataaagatagaTTTGTTCTCACCAACAATGGCTGGTTTACTGATAGCCTGTTAGCAGAACGgtgttcagatggtggggaaCGATAAAAATTGTACACGGGGAAAACGAGGAGAAAAAATGAGGGGAGACTGGGGCGACGGTCCCCTCGTGTTTTTTTTCCCTCGTCAATTTTTTGCCCGCGCTCTACTACCTGGATGCCTGGAATAGGCTAGTTTACTGACTGATCTTTACATTTTGTTGGCTTATAAGGCCTTAGAAGGAGTGAAGGATGAATATGAGATGGACAATGGAACACTTGCTATCATCACTCCGGATCAGTACGATGAGGCTTGCAATATCATGGCTAACTACTTTCTCCCAGACAACCCTCTTTGTAAATCATTTGGAGTTACTTGGAATGAGCTTTTAAATGAAGTAACACTGGCACACCTCAAGATGAATCTTTCCGTCTGTATGATGACAAGAGATACTAAAGAAATTATGGGTGTACGAATCGCTGGTGTGAAGAAAAAGTCAGACCCACCGGAAAATTTTTGCCCAGAAGAAGAACCACTAAAGGCTCTATCCACATTAACAACTCTACAAGAGAAGGAAGTGAACGTTTTCGAGCGATACGAAGTTGATGAAGTGGTAGATTTTGTCGCATtagcagttaaggaaaaataccGGCATATGGGTGTGGCTGGTCGTCTTTTTGCAGCCAGTGTAGCGATGTGTCGGGAACTCGGGTTCAAGGCAATCAAAGGTGGAGGGACATCAAGTTATTCACACAAATTGTATGATAAGCAGGGGTTTGAAGCTCTATCGACACTCGCGTTAGACACTTATTATCACAACGGACAACCAGTCAGTGAGGGCACAGGTGGGCATACCACGAGAAAGATTTACGGCCTAAAAATTTGATATCGGGTTCAAtttatagagtggttttcgtttgagtgtcgtaaaaccaaaaccaaagtaattactctggccaatcacataggacacagacaatacattgaaccaatcaaaactcgaagtaattacatgtggctgacgcaaagcgcgggaaaatgcatgcgagcgcgtcacaattggctttggttctacttctgattggatgaaaaggtggcgcgaatcttttaagccaatcgcatcttgtagaaagtgcaaaaccaattactttttgacactcaaatgaaaaccgctctattgaAATTAACGTAGTGGAGTACAATTTGGTCTGAAGTCATAAGCGCGATTGAAATGAGGAGTATGATTTCAGACGAAAATTGTACCACAGGAAGtgattaccactttattacagccattttgaaatcgcaaaATTAAGTCAGTAGCAATATTTTATCAATCCAGTAGCCGGTTTGTTGAAAGGAGGAATCTGGAACGCTTTTACATCTCCTTTTATAtgcaaaacagaaatgatgcgattgaGAACAGGTGTGATTTAGAGAAAAGTGGTGCGATTTGTGAATAAATGACAGCGCTGAGAGTCAATCAGATTACAAGTatcaccagtgatttcaaaacggATCTAAATAAAGCAATTAAAAGAGTTGATAGCCTGCGTGAAGACGTCTCAGATTTCCCGTGTTGCAGACCTTTACCACATGcaacaaaactaaaagaaaagagGCGACGTCTGCAAGTAGGTTAAAGTTTTACAatcattgttatcatcattattattattagtattattattattaatattattattattactattattattactattagtaTAGTGGGTGAGAGAAGCGGGATGGGTAATTGAGGGCCGACCTGTCAGAACCCCTCCATCAGGCCTCTAAATTCTGTGATTATTGAGGAGAATCTAATAGGGTAAGTCAAACTCACTCACCTTTTTGGTGTCAatattgaccactacagaaaataccataatgttctttgtttgtcaccccaaaattttgcataagcattgttttcagtttctcttcgGGCCGTTTTAACTCCTAGGAGAAACTGAATACAATGTTTATGcgaaattttggggtgacaaacaaagagcattatggtatgtaaTGGTATTTTCCGTAGTGGTCAAGAAATTGATAACCttctttcccagtcaaagcctgtGATTTAATTTATGGCATTTTAGCGAATTGTTAACATACCTTTGTTTAGTAGTTACCTGTAGTATGTTCATTCAAGTTTGCAGCGGTTTGTAAACTGACCAGACgttacaataaaataaagctgaagttgaagttgagcgCCTTACAGACAACCTATCATACGCGACCATTATGATAgtttaaaaacagcaaaatgttCCCAGTCGAAGCCCCTATAATTATTTCCTCTCGTAAGCGAGCTTGACCACCTTTTAGGCGGACGCTCTTTATAATTTTCAGTTGTTGCTAACCTCGTCTAAACGACCACTTGACACGTGGTCTGATCCGGTTTAGTTCGCTGGTCAGAGTATACGAAGAATTTTCGGTGACCAACGTGAAATCGCACATCTCATTAATGGTCTTTCATAGAAATTGCCTCCACATCCTTAACCTGTTTCCACAAAGTAGATGtataggctctttgcatgacttgatcacgtgaccaactttcggtgaacacgaaaacagttcacttttgaaaaattttgctaGCTCAGGCTGAAAGTgcatattaaaattaagtaACCTGAAAATTTTAAGCCgtgtatctcaaaagtagcgattgtaacggccgccgaaagttagaagcatttgtatgagaaaaacaacttttgccacctAGTCACGTTTggatggttttccatacaaatccttgtaaattgtaaaattttgaaattgtcGTTTAATCTTTCCTTTACGCATTTGAGGGCTCAATTGAAAGGAGTTCTGAGCCCTGTAATGCttcatgacagttttgaaaatttcgaaattacaaggatggaaaaccatgcaagcatgactggatggcaaaagttgttttcaaCATGGCAAATGGCAAAAGTGCATTTTGGGTGAtcgccatcctcggagacccagggacaGTCAGGCGCGGATCGGGCtgggagaaaaggcgggacgtacttgaaaactttcgtcccgactgactgcccctgggtctccgaggatgggagAACGCTTACGGGCGCGTCCTCTGTTTGTGCTTCTTGCTgaattttggcaattttcaTCAGCTATGACTTTCGTGTATACCATTATTATATAACTTTAAGACTGTTTTCCTATCGCGTTCATGTGTGACCGACGCTGCTTATTGCGGGCTGAAAAAACCCAAAGTTCAAATTAATAATGTTCTCTCAGGATATCCTACTCTGGTGTTAAATTTGAACCAGTTGCAGCAGTGAGTGCATGGGTTAGATGGGTGAAGAAGGAGAAGGAAGGATTTTACAGACAACAGCTTGCGGATAGTTTGGACTTCCTCAACGAGCTTCTTCCCTGGTTCTGGTTTCATTGTCACCCCCGACAGGATGTCGTCAAAAGACAATaatcctagcctgcgaaaacagccagCTCTTCTCGCTTCGCGCCACAAGAGACGTTTCGCAGAAGCGAGAAGAGATGGCTGTTTTCGCGGGATATCCCCTGCTTCCAAAACACGAGTCTAGCCTGGAGTCTGGGGATGAGTGTCAAACCCATTAAGGGGTAATACGCAGGGGTTGACTAAGGgtagcaggagccgattactcctGGGGGTAGCCTgctccaggctctcagataatgaggaagacgcgaaagaaaaaggcGCACGAAAAGTTTTATAgtattttcgtgtttgcgctttctcaattcagcggacccgactatctcggagcctggaacaggctaactaAGGGGCAACTGAGGGCCAATCTGAGGGGCCTCGTTCCGAAACCGTCCCCGGccccctaagtagatttgacaAGCAGGCTGGataagcgctcgatctcgacgatcttacggaaaaatagtgCGGAGACTGTGAATAGTCTATTGAAGGGTTGTACTAGTTTTCGAGACCTTGGTATTCTAGGTCTTAGTTTCGAGGTCCTAGCCGAGGTCTTAGGTCTTACATTTCTAGACTACAAGCCGCCACGAGGGTCAGAAAGGGGGTTTTCCGTGAACCCTGAACGCCTATTATTAATTGCCGTGAATCGTGAACGAGAGAATTTATTTCTCGTGATCCATGAACAAACGTAATCCCGTgattcgtgaaaaaaaaaactaatttatTTCTCGAGATTCGTGAACATGGTCTATAATTAGCTAATTTTTCGTGAAATATTCAACGTAAACTTTCGAGAAACTTGATATATCAAGGTCAAGTCTAAGGTCAAGTCAAGTGTGAGGCCGGGACACTTCCTCTCAATTTATGTACCGTTCCTCATATACACCAGCATTGAAAGCAGTTTTCCCCACTCAACCTTTTCCAGATGATGTAGAAACTACAGCTTCGCTTCTGACATTCAGCCGCATGATCAACAGGATGCTACTTCTTTTGACGTTTCCGATGACTCCGACGAAGTGCAAGAATATGAGGAAGATTCTAATGTCTTGTGATCATGAAGACCTGAAcgatgatgaagatgaacttACCTTTCTCCGTGGCATACAGACAAGTAGGGGTCGAATGGTCAGAGTTGTTCGGCCACAAGGGAGAACAGTGTATTGTACAGGCTGTGTTATTACCTTACGAGACCTGTAAAACTACTGGcaaagatatttttcttgcACATACGCACTACACTAAAGGATTGCAAGTAATGAAGTGTAACCAGTTTTGCTTGTGTAGAGTATGGCATGCAGTTGtgaatttttgtaaatttagtaTTTTAGGGtgtaaaaacaattatttcttgtCTATGAATGATTCAAAATAGTCGACACCTCAGTTTCGCAATACTATGTGGGCGACAATCAAATGCTGAATTTTGCGTGGTTCGTGAAAAGTCTGTTTTAATTCCCGTGAACCGCTTTAAACTTCGATTTTAATTCCCGTGAACCGTGCACGACACCCCGCCTTTCCGACCCTCAGCCATAGTCTATCCCCTGAAGAGTCTTTAGTTATaag encodes:
- the LOC140927130 gene encoding arylalkylamine N-acetyltransferase 1-like; its protein translation is MSAVMESLTLEKAIQALEGVKDEYEMDNGTLAIITPDQYDEACNIMANYFLPDNPLCKSFGVTWNELLNEVTLAHLKMNLSVCMMTRDTKEIMGVRIAGVKKKSDPPENFCPEEEPLKALSTLTTLQEKEVNVFERYEVDEVVDFVALAVKEKYRHMGVAGRLFAASVAMCRELGFKAIKGGGTSSYSHKLYDKQGFEALSTLALDTYYHNGQPVSEGTGGHTTRKIYGLKI